From Papaver somniferum cultivar HN1 unplaced genomic scaffold, ASM357369v1 unplaced-scaffold_99, whole genome shotgun sequence, the proteins below share one genomic window:
- the LOC113346502 gene encoding suppressor of mec-8 and unc-52 protein homolog 2-like, translating to MTLVSKRCADVVLAFIGWGVLLSLLLVGSSKFAKERHAVTIRTATAKSVYQWIVKPQTTVKLNKMFLPGRMSFIFNMVPYSGSWNYNINGVKHNTNLTCGIKLGSMVTLRISACLVGYLLSRKGLNLLWHGSRLGL from the exons ATGACTTTGGTTTCAAAAAGATGC GCTGATGTTGTGCTTGCTTTTATCGGGTGGGGTGTTTTACTGAGTTTGTTGTTGGTGGGGTCCAGCAAATTTGCGAAAGAACGGCATGCTGTGACTATTCGTACCGCGACTGCAAAG TCAGTGTATCAATGGATTGTCAAGCCACAGACTACTGTCAAGTTGAATAAGATGTTTCTTCCTGGTCGAATGTCATTTATCTTCAACATG GTTCCCTATAGTGGGTCATGGAATTACAACATCAATGGAGTGAAGCATAACACTAATCTGACGTGTGGGATAAAGCTGGGATCGATGGTGACACTGAGAATATCAGCTT GTTTGGTGGGATACCTTCTATCACGAAAGGGTTTGAATCTCCTTTGGCATGGAAGTCGCCTTGGCTTATGA